A genome region from Manihot esculenta cultivar AM560-2 chromosome 5, M.esculenta_v8, whole genome shotgun sequence includes the following:
- the LOC110614882 gene encoding ABSCISIC ACID-INSENSITIVE 5-like protein 5 isoform X2, whose protein sequence is MGTHLNFKNFHNNPTSDAGVGGGSGSRPSGNFPLARQPSVYSLTFDEFQSTMGGIGKEFGSMNMDELLKNIWSAEETQNVVASSTGAQEGLQRQGSLTLPRTLSQKTVDEVWKDMSKEYGNGGGTGGANLPQRQQTLGEITLEEFLVKAGVVREDAQLAAKLNANGGFFGDLSRTGNSSTLGVGLQQNRGLGLDNNNTNQISMRSTNLPLNVNGVRSNQAQVHQQHQQQQQQQQQQQQLFPKQPNLGYVTQMPLQTSPGIRGGIMGIGDQGISGLMQAGALGMVGLGVATESPANKLSSNGITKSNGDTSSVSPVPYVFNGGLRGRRANGAVEKVVERRQRRMIKNRESAARSRARKQAYTMELEAEVAKIKEENRELQKKQVLEMMNEQQGVKRRCLRRTQTGPW, encoded by the exons ATGGGGACTCATCTCAACTTCAAGAACTTCCACAACAATCCTACGTCGGACGCCGGTGTGGGAGGGGGTAGCGGCAGCCGACCTTCGGGGAACTTCCCATTGGCCAGACAGCCATCGGTCTACTCGTTGACCTTCGATGAATTTCAGAGTACTATGGGGGGGATAGGAAAGGAATTTGGGTCAATGAACATGGATGAGCTGCTCAAGAATATATGGAGTGCCGAGGAAACACAGAACGTGGTAGCCTCCTCTACAGGTGCCCAAGAGGGTCTGCAGCGCCAAGGCTCTTTGACCCTCCCGCGAACCCTCAGTCAAAAGACTGTCGATGAGGTGTGGAAAGACATGTCGAAGGAATATGGGAATGGAGGTGGTACTGGAGGAGCTAATTTGCCTCAGAGGCAGCAGACTTTAGGGGAGATCACTTTAGAGGAATTTTTGGTCAAAGCGGGGGTGGTGAGAGAAGACGCTCAATTAGCTGCAAAGCTTAATGCTAATGGTGGTTTTTTTGGTGATTTATCGAGGACAGGGAATAGTTCTACTTTAGGAGTTGGGTTACAGCAGAATAGGGGTCTGGGATTGGACAATAATAATACTAATCAGATTTCTATGCGTTCCACGAATTTGCCTTTGAATGTTAATGGGGTCAGGTCAAACCAGGCACAGGTACATCAGCAACATCAGCAACAGcagcaacaacaacaacaacagcaACAGCTATTTCCTAAGCAGCCTAATTTGGGATATGTTACGCAGATGCCTTTGCAAACTAGTCCAGGAATTAGGGGTGGAATCATGGGGATTGGGGATCAAGGGATCAGTGGTTTGATGCAGGCTGGTGCTTTGGGAATGGTTGGATTAGGTGTCGCAACGGAATCACCTGCAAACAAGCTGTCGTCAAATGGGATTACAAAGAGTAATGGGGATACGTCTTCAGTGTCCCCAGTTCCTTATGTCTTCAATGGAGGTTTAAGGGGAAGGAGAGCCAATGGTGCTGTGGAGAAGGTGGTTGAGAGGAGACAGAGAAGAATGATTAAGAACAGAGAGTCAGCTGCAAGGTCACGGGCTCGCAAGCAG GCTTATACTATGGAGTTGGAAGCAGAAGTTGCAAAGATAAAAGAGGAGAACCGAGAATTGCAAAAGAAACAG GTATTGGAGATGATGAACGAGCAGCAGGGAGTTAAAAGGCGGTGCTTGAGGAGGACTCAGACTGGTCCATGGTAA
- the LOC110614882 gene encoding ABSCISIC ACID-INSENSITIVE 5-like protein 5 isoform X1, producing the protein MGTHLNFKNFHNNPTSDAGVGGGSGSRPSGNFPLARQPSVYSLTFDEFQSTMGGIGKEFGSMNMDELLKNIWSAEETQNVVASSTGAQEGLQRQGSLTLPRTLSQKTVDEVWKDMSKEYGNGGGTGGANLPQRQQTLGEITLEEFLVKAGVVREDAQLAAKLNANGGFFGDLSRTGNSSTLGVGLQQNRGLGLDNNNTNQISMRSTNLPLNVNGVRSNQAQVHQQHQQQQQQQQQQQQLFPKQPNLGYVTQMPLQTSPGIRGGIMGIGDQGISGLMQAGALGMVGLGVATESPANKLSSNGITKSNGDTSSVSPVPYVFNGGLRGRRANGAVEKVVERRQRRMIKNRESAARSRARKQAYTMELEAEVAKIKEENRELQKKQAEIMEMQKNQVLEMMNEQQGVKRRCLRRTQTGPW; encoded by the exons ATGGGGACTCATCTCAACTTCAAGAACTTCCACAACAATCCTACGTCGGACGCCGGTGTGGGAGGGGGTAGCGGCAGCCGACCTTCGGGGAACTTCCCATTGGCCAGACAGCCATCGGTCTACTCGTTGACCTTCGATGAATTTCAGAGTACTATGGGGGGGATAGGAAAGGAATTTGGGTCAATGAACATGGATGAGCTGCTCAAGAATATATGGAGTGCCGAGGAAACACAGAACGTGGTAGCCTCCTCTACAGGTGCCCAAGAGGGTCTGCAGCGCCAAGGCTCTTTGACCCTCCCGCGAACCCTCAGTCAAAAGACTGTCGATGAGGTGTGGAAAGACATGTCGAAGGAATATGGGAATGGAGGTGGTACTGGAGGAGCTAATTTGCCTCAGAGGCAGCAGACTTTAGGGGAGATCACTTTAGAGGAATTTTTGGTCAAAGCGGGGGTGGTGAGAGAAGACGCTCAATTAGCTGCAAAGCTTAATGCTAATGGTGGTTTTTTTGGTGATTTATCGAGGACAGGGAATAGTTCTACTTTAGGAGTTGGGTTACAGCAGAATAGGGGTCTGGGATTGGACAATAATAATACTAATCAGATTTCTATGCGTTCCACGAATTTGCCTTTGAATGTTAATGGGGTCAGGTCAAACCAGGCACAGGTACATCAGCAACATCAGCAACAGcagcaacaacaacaacaacagcaACAGCTATTTCCTAAGCAGCCTAATTTGGGATATGTTACGCAGATGCCTTTGCAAACTAGTCCAGGAATTAGGGGTGGAATCATGGGGATTGGGGATCAAGGGATCAGTGGTTTGATGCAGGCTGGTGCTTTGGGAATGGTTGGATTAGGTGTCGCAACGGAATCACCTGCAAACAAGCTGTCGTCAAATGGGATTACAAAGAGTAATGGGGATACGTCTTCAGTGTCCCCAGTTCCTTATGTCTTCAATGGAGGTTTAAGGGGAAGGAGAGCCAATGGTGCTGTGGAGAAGGTGGTTGAGAGGAGACAGAGAAGAATGATTAAGAACAGAGAGTCAGCTGCAAGGTCACGGGCTCGCAAGCAG GCTTATACTATGGAGTTGGAAGCAGAAGTTGCAAAGATAAAAGAGGAGAACCGAGAATTGCAAAAGAAACAG GCAGAAATCATGGAAATGCAGAAAAATCAG GTATTGGAGATGATGAACGAGCAGCAGGGAGTTAAAAGGCGGTGCTTGAGGAGGACTCAGACTGGTCCATGGTAA
- the LOC110614322 gene encoding uncharacterized protein LOC110614322 isoform X1, translating into MPEVGFQELSSSRSGLRVRDTSPDSVIFTLESNFSLFSSASASVDRCSFASDAYDRDSLASEISLHLAAHEAPSCGGVGGSELHETASGPDRDRDPNKLITVYSNTKHAPAPSRLFRKGEKAKVQKEESKATTEVEDDIRLLDSARSSFSLALKECQERRSRSEAISKKPDRRRPASLDLNNVIATSSPRLGAMKKSSISSRRSGTFPSPGTPNYCHASVEMQKGWSSERVPLHNVNRRQVNAALLPFNNGRTLPSKWEDAERWIFSPVSGDGALKTSVQHSHRRPKSKSGPLGPPGIAYYSLYSPAIPVFEGGNTRNFVAGSPFSAGVIAADGLSIRSNGPGLAFPARTERCMARSVSVHGCSEGLAQSSLPSQDEKLGGVKDAATDISSAVSRRDMATQMSPEHSNHSPRSGRASFSASTPSALAIVELQSMHSSNSEVRDVQVDERVTVTRWTKKHRARNQRKSSEIIDDWRKKSVDAGPSGWDVSEVAKSISKAKREEARINAWENLQKAKAEAEIRKLEVKLEKKRSSSMDKIMNKLRSAQKKAQEMRTSVLSNQARQVSRTSHKVISFRRTRQMGSLSGCFTCHAF; encoded by the exons ATGCCGGAGGTTGGTTTTCAGGAGCTCAGCTCCTCCAGATCGGGTTTGAGAGTTCGCGATACTAGTCCTGACTCCGTGATTTTCACTCTGGAGTCCAATTTTAGTCTCTTCTCTTCTGCTTCTGCCAGCGTTGATCGCTGCTCTTTTGCTTCCGATGCTTATGACCGTGACTCTCTCGCGTCCGAAATTTCTTTG CATTTGGCAGCACATGAAGCTCCTTCTTGTGGAGGCGTTGGTGGTAGTGAGCTCCACGAAACTGCGAGTGGTCCAGATCGAGATCGAGATCCAAACAAACTCATCACTGTATACAGCAACACAAAGCACGCTCCCGCTCCCTCTCGTCTCTTCAGAAAAGGTGAAAAGGCGAAAG TTCAAAAAGAAGAGAGCAAAGCTACTACAGAAGTAGAAGACGATATCCGTCTCTTAGATTCAGCGAGAAGCTCATTCTCTCTTGCTCTTAAAG AGTGTCAGGAGAGGAGATCCAGATCTGAAGCAATTTCGAAGAAGCCAGACAGGCGGAGACCTGCTTCGCTGGATCTGAACAATGTTATTGCTACCTCATCGCCGCGTTTGGGTGCCATGAAAAAGAGCTCGATTTCTTCTCGCAGGTCCGGTACGTTTCCTAGCCCTGGAACACCTAATTATTGCCACGCTAGTGTTGAAATGCAGAAGGGTTGGAGTTCCGAGAGAGTGCCATTACATAATGTTAATAGGCGCCAAGTAAATGCTGCATTATTGCCTTTCAATAATGGAAGGACGTTGCCATCGAAATGGGAAGATGCTGAGAGGTGGATATTTAGTCCTGTGTCTGGAGATGGTGCTCTGAAAACGTCAGTTCAACACTCTCACCGGAGGCCAAAGTCGAAGAGTGGACCGCTTGGGCCTCCTGGAATTGCGTATTACTCGTTGTATTCGCCTGCTATACCAGTATTTGAAGGGGGTAATACGAGAAATTTCGTTGCAGGCTCTCCTTTTTCGGCTGGTGTTATTGCAGCGGATGGATTGTCTATTCGGTCTAATGGCCCTGGTTTGGCCTTTCCTGCAAGGACAGAGCGTTGCATGGCCCGTTCAGTTAGTGTGCATGGATGCTCCGAGGGGCTGGCCCAGTCCTCTTTGCCATCCCAAG ATGAGAAACTTGGTGGAGTGAAGGATGCAGCAACTGATATATCTTCTGCAGTTTCAAGAAGGGACATGGCAACCCAAATGAGTCCTGAGCATAGCAACCATTCGCCAAGAAGTGGGAGGGCGTCATTCTCTGCCTCCACGCCTTCTGCACTAGCTATTGTGGAATTGCAGAGTATGCATTCCTCTAACTCAGAAGTCAGGGATGTGCAGGTTGATGAAAGGGTTACTGTCACAAGATGGACTAAGAAACATAGGGCTCGCAACCAGCGGAAGAGCTCAGAAATTATTGATGATTGGAGAAAGAAATCTGTTGATGCTGGACCCTCAGGTTGGGATGTTTCAGAGGTTGCAAAGAGCATTTCAaa GGCCAAAAGGGAGGAAGCCAGAATCAATGCATGGGAGAATCTGCAGAAGGCAAAAGCTGAGGCAGAAATAAGGAAACTAgag GTGAAACTCGAAAAAAAGAGATCATCATCTATGGATAAAATTATGAACAAGCTTAGATCAGCTCAGAAGAAAGCCCAAGAAATGAGAACCTCAGTATTATCCAACCAGGCACGCCAAGTTTCCAGGACTTCCCACAAGGTTATATCATTCCGTAGAACTCGTCAAATGGGGTCCTTGAGTGGTTGCTTCACATGCCATGCTTTCTAG
- the LOC110614322 gene encoding uncharacterized protein LOC110614322 isoform X2, which produces MPEVGFQELSSSRSGLRVRDTSPDSVIFTLESNFSLFSSASASVDRCSFASDAYDRDSLASEISLHLAAHEAPSCGGVGGSELHETASGPDRDRDPNKLITVYSNTKHAPAPSRLFRKVQKEESKATTEVEDDIRLLDSARSSFSLALKECQERRSRSEAISKKPDRRRPASLDLNNVIATSSPRLGAMKKSSISSRRSGTFPSPGTPNYCHASVEMQKGWSSERVPLHNVNRRQVNAALLPFNNGRTLPSKWEDAERWIFSPVSGDGALKTSVQHSHRRPKSKSGPLGPPGIAYYSLYSPAIPVFEGGNTRNFVAGSPFSAGVIAADGLSIRSNGPGLAFPARTERCMARSVSVHGCSEGLAQSSLPSQDEKLGGVKDAATDISSAVSRRDMATQMSPEHSNHSPRSGRASFSASTPSALAIVELQSMHSSNSEVRDVQVDERVTVTRWTKKHRARNQRKSSEIIDDWRKKSVDAGPSGWDVSEVAKSISKAKREEARINAWENLQKAKAEAEIRKLEVKLEKKRSSSMDKIMNKLRSAQKKAQEMRTSVLSNQARQVSRTSHKVISFRRTRQMGSLSGCFTCHAF; this is translated from the exons ATGCCGGAGGTTGGTTTTCAGGAGCTCAGCTCCTCCAGATCGGGTTTGAGAGTTCGCGATACTAGTCCTGACTCCGTGATTTTCACTCTGGAGTCCAATTTTAGTCTCTTCTCTTCTGCTTCTGCCAGCGTTGATCGCTGCTCTTTTGCTTCCGATGCTTATGACCGTGACTCTCTCGCGTCCGAAATTTCTTTG CATTTGGCAGCACATGAAGCTCCTTCTTGTGGAGGCGTTGGTGGTAGTGAGCTCCACGAAACTGCGAGTGGTCCAGATCGAGATCGAGATCCAAACAAACTCATCACTGTATACAGCAACACAAAGCACGCTCCCGCTCCCTCTCGTCTCTTCAGAAAAG TTCAAAAAGAAGAGAGCAAAGCTACTACAGAAGTAGAAGACGATATCCGTCTCTTAGATTCAGCGAGAAGCTCATTCTCTCTTGCTCTTAAAG AGTGTCAGGAGAGGAGATCCAGATCTGAAGCAATTTCGAAGAAGCCAGACAGGCGGAGACCTGCTTCGCTGGATCTGAACAATGTTATTGCTACCTCATCGCCGCGTTTGGGTGCCATGAAAAAGAGCTCGATTTCTTCTCGCAGGTCCGGTACGTTTCCTAGCCCTGGAACACCTAATTATTGCCACGCTAGTGTTGAAATGCAGAAGGGTTGGAGTTCCGAGAGAGTGCCATTACATAATGTTAATAGGCGCCAAGTAAATGCTGCATTATTGCCTTTCAATAATGGAAGGACGTTGCCATCGAAATGGGAAGATGCTGAGAGGTGGATATTTAGTCCTGTGTCTGGAGATGGTGCTCTGAAAACGTCAGTTCAACACTCTCACCGGAGGCCAAAGTCGAAGAGTGGACCGCTTGGGCCTCCTGGAATTGCGTATTACTCGTTGTATTCGCCTGCTATACCAGTATTTGAAGGGGGTAATACGAGAAATTTCGTTGCAGGCTCTCCTTTTTCGGCTGGTGTTATTGCAGCGGATGGATTGTCTATTCGGTCTAATGGCCCTGGTTTGGCCTTTCCTGCAAGGACAGAGCGTTGCATGGCCCGTTCAGTTAGTGTGCATGGATGCTCCGAGGGGCTGGCCCAGTCCTCTTTGCCATCCCAAG ATGAGAAACTTGGTGGAGTGAAGGATGCAGCAACTGATATATCTTCTGCAGTTTCAAGAAGGGACATGGCAACCCAAATGAGTCCTGAGCATAGCAACCATTCGCCAAGAAGTGGGAGGGCGTCATTCTCTGCCTCCACGCCTTCTGCACTAGCTATTGTGGAATTGCAGAGTATGCATTCCTCTAACTCAGAAGTCAGGGATGTGCAGGTTGATGAAAGGGTTACTGTCACAAGATGGACTAAGAAACATAGGGCTCGCAACCAGCGGAAGAGCTCAGAAATTATTGATGATTGGAGAAAGAAATCTGTTGATGCTGGACCCTCAGGTTGGGATGTTTCAGAGGTTGCAAAGAGCATTTCAaa GGCCAAAAGGGAGGAAGCCAGAATCAATGCATGGGAGAATCTGCAGAAGGCAAAAGCTGAGGCAGAAATAAGGAAACTAgag GTGAAACTCGAAAAAAAGAGATCATCATCTATGGATAAAATTATGAACAAGCTTAGATCAGCTCAGAAGAAAGCCCAAGAAATGAGAACCTCAGTATTATCCAACCAGGCACGCCAAGTTTCCAGGACTTCCCACAAGGTTATATCATTCCGTAGAACTCGTCAAATGGGGTCCTTGAGTGGTTGCTTCACATGCCATGCTTTCTAG
- the LOC110614322 gene encoding uncharacterized protein LOC110614322 isoform X3 has product MPEVGFQELSSSRSGLRVRDTSPDSVIFTLESNFSLFSSASASVDRCSFASDAYDRDSLASEISLHLAAHEAPSCGGVGGSELHETASGPDRDRDPNKLITVYSNTKHAPAPSRLFRKGEKAKVQKEESKATTEVEDDIRLLDSARSSFSLALKECQERRSRSEAISKKPDRRRPASLDLNNVIATSSPRLGAMKKSSISSRRSGSPFSAGVIAADGLSIRSNGPGLAFPARTERCMARSVSVHGCSEGLAQSSLPSQDEKLGGVKDAATDISSAVSRRDMATQMSPEHSNHSPRSGRASFSASTPSALAIVELQSMHSSNSEVRDVQVDERVTVTRWTKKHRARNQRKSSEIIDDWRKKSVDAGPSGWDVSEVAKSISKAKREEARINAWENLQKAKAEAEIRKLEVKLEKKRSSSMDKIMNKLRSAQKKAQEMRTSVLSNQARQVSRTSHKVISFRRTRQMGSLSGCFTCHAF; this is encoded by the exons ATGCCGGAGGTTGGTTTTCAGGAGCTCAGCTCCTCCAGATCGGGTTTGAGAGTTCGCGATACTAGTCCTGACTCCGTGATTTTCACTCTGGAGTCCAATTTTAGTCTCTTCTCTTCTGCTTCTGCCAGCGTTGATCGCTGCTCTTTTGCTTCCGATGCTTATGACCGTGACTCTCTCGCGTCCGAAATTTCTTTG CATTTGGCAGCACATGAAGCTCCTTCTTGTGGAGGCGTTGGTGGTAGTGAGCTCCACGAAACTGCGAGTGGTCCAGATCGAGATCGAGATCCAAACAAACTCATCACTGTATACAGCAACACAAAGCACGCTCCCGCTCCCTCTCGTCTCTTCAGAAAAGGTGAAAAGGCGAAAG TTCAAAAAGAAGAGAGCAAAGCTACTACAGAAGTAGAAGACGATATCCGTCTCTTAGATTCAGCGAGAAGCTCATTCTCTCTTGCTCTTAAAG AGTGTCAGGAGAGGAGATCCAGATCTGAAGCAATTTCGAAGAAGCCAGACAGGCGGAGACCTGCTTCGCTGGATCTGAACAATGTTATTGCTACCTCATCGCCGCGTTTGGGTGCCATGAAAAAGAGCTCGATTTCTTCTCGCAGGTCCG GCTCTCCTTTTTCGGCTGGTGTTATTGCAGCGGATGGATTGTCTATTCGGTCTAATGGCCCTGGTTTGGCCTTTCCTGCAAGGACAGAGCGTTGCATGGCCCGTTCAGTTAGTGTGCATGGATGCTCCGAGGGGCTGGCCCAGTCCTCTTTGCCATCCCAAG ATGAGAAACTTGGTGGAGTGAAGGATGCAGCAACTGATATATCTTCTGCAGTTTCAAGAAGGGACATGGCAACCCAAATGAGTCCTGAGCATAGCAACCATTCGCCAAGAAGTGGGAGGGCGTCATTCTCTGCCTCCACGCCTTCTGCACTAGCTATTGTGGAATTGCAGAGTATGCATTCCTCTAACTCAGAAGTCAGGGATGTGCAGGTTGATGAAAGGGTTACTGTCACAAGATGGACTAAGAAACATAGGGCTCGCAACCAGCGGAAGAGCTCAGAAATTATTGATGATTGGAGAAAGAAATCTGTTGATGCTGGACCCTCAGGTTGGGATGTTTCAGAGGTTGCAAAGAGCATTTCAaa GGCCAAAAGGGAGGAAGCCAGAATCAATGCATGGGAGAATCTGCAGAAGGCAAAAGCTGAGGCAGAAATAAGGAAACTAgag GTGAAACTCGAAAAAAAGAGATCATCATCTATGGATAAAATTATGAACAAGCTTAGATCAGCTCAGAAGAAAGCCCAAGAAATGAGAACCTCAGTATTATCCAACCAGGCACGCCAAGTTTCCAGGACTTCCCACAAGGTTATATCATTCCGTAGAACTCGTCAAATGGGGTCCTTGAGTGGTTGCTTCACATGCCATGCTTTCTAG